Proteins encoded within one genomic window of Calonectris borealis chromosome 1, bCalBor7.hap1.2, whole genome shotgun sequence:
- the NDUFA12 gene encoding NADH dehydrogenase [ubiquinone] 1 alpha subcomplex subunit 12: MAEYVQVLKRALKHLGGHGGVRGALWQLLRVNDLKTGTLIGIDKYGNKYYEDKRNFFGRHRWVIYTNEMNGKNTFWEVDGSMVPPEWHRWLHSMTDDPPTTHPPVARKFIWENHKFNLSGTPGQYVPYSTTRKKIQEWIPPTTASK; the protein is encoded by the exons ATGGCGGAGTACGTGCAGGTGCTGAAGCGGGCGCTGAAGCACCTCGGCGGCCACGGTGGCGTCCGCGGCGCCCTATGGCAGCTGCTGAG GGTCAATGATTTGAAGACTGGTACGCTGATAGGAATTGACAAATATGGAAACAAATACTATGAAGACAAAAGAAACTTCTTTG gTCGACACAGATGGGTCATCTATACTAATGAAATGAATGGCAAAAATACGTTTTGGGAAGTTGATGGAAGTATGGTGCCCCCCGAATG gCATCGCTGGCTTCACTCAATGACGGATGACCCTCCAACTACTCATCCACCAGTTGCTCGTAAATTTATCTGGGAGAACCATAAATTCAATCTGAGTGGCACTCCCGGACAGTACGTACCTTACTCTACTACTCGCAAGAAGATACAAGAGTGGATCCCACCTACAACAGCTagcaaataa